In Sebastes fasciatus isolate fSebFas1 chromosome 15, fSebFas1.pri, whole genome shotgun sequence, a genomic segment contains:
- the LOC141783123 gene encoding homeodomain-interacting protein kinase 2-like, translated as MRSPIGAKRFLERLRLRQVLTPHSGSKGHFRLKENEILSGKYLIEKFLDHGSYGQVASCLNLATNEKVALKILRNDLPGVGKKEVFILKKLRKLDQDHVVKFTEHFKHEGHYCLVFEMLDMNLHHFMRLSRFKPLCLCTIREITQQMLVALNALKSIGLVHSDLKTDNIMLVNHQSQPLKVKMIDFGLAKEVSKIFPGTTIQATGYRAPEVILGLPMNEGVDMWSLGCIMAFMYLGRHLYPLDSEYEVIRVLLQMQGQPDDYLLNSGTKTENFFSKETDSPNPSWKLKTRAQYRMTTGLRAKRCKNVYDTLTSLDDIEKIRRGEKDATKHTDTQAFLSLLKQMLHVDPAKRITPSEALGHCFITKKHMPCDTNNKPKQSSVAAGTKDEPPATAHRTTAGTNDGPPAKARLNEATAAGTKKRPPSDGVSFVEVKTQKKFLKWAREFSSRKIKLICCCKVDLTVERHTAI; from the coding sequence ATGAGGTCACCAATCGGTGCAAAGCGTTTTTTGGAGCGTTTAAGATTACGCCAAGTATTAACACCTCACAGCGGTTCGAAAGGACATTTTCggttaaaagaaaatgaaattcTATCAGGAAAGTACCTGATCGAGAAGTTTCTGGATCACGGGAGTTATGGGCAAGTGGCCAGTTGCCTTAACCTAGCAACCAATGAGAAGGTGGCTCTGAAGATTCTGAGGAATGACTTGCCCGGGGTTGGCAAAAAAGAGGTGTTCATCCTCAAGAAGCTAAGGAAGCTTGACCAAGACCATGTGGTCAAGTTTACTGAGCATTTTAAGCACGAAGGACACTATTGTCTGGTGTTTGAAATGCTGGACATGAATCTGCATCATTTCATGAGGCTTAGCCGCTTCAAGCCACTGTGTTTGTGTACGATTAGAGAAATCACACAACAGATGCTGGTGGCTCTGAATGCCCTCAAGAGCATAGGTTTGGTACATTCAGACCTCAAAACAGACAACATCATGCTCGTAAATCATCAATCACAGCCCCTCAAGGTGAAAATGATTGATTTTGGATTGGCCAAAGAGGTTTCCAAAATCTTTCCTGGCACAACCATTCAGGCCACTGGTTACAGGGCCCCTGAGGTCATCTTGGGCCTCCCAATGAATGAGGGTGTAGATATGTGGTCTCTCGGCTGCATTATGGCCTTCATGTACCTGGGCCGTCACCTGTATCCACTAGACAGTGAATATGAGGTCATAAGAGTCCTGTTGCAGATGCAGGGTCAGCCCGATGATTACCTGCTGAATTCTGGGACTAAAACCGAGAACTTTTTCAGCAAGGAAACAGACTCCCCTAATCCTTCTTGGAAGCTGAAGACACGAGCTCAATACCGCATGACAACAGGCCTCCGTGCCAAACGCTGCAAGAATGTTTATGACACGCTTACCAGTCTGGATGACATTGAGAAGATCCGACGAGGGGAGAAGGATGCCACTAAGCATACGGACACACAGGCCTTTTTAAGCCTACTGAAACAGATGCTGCATGTGGATCCTGCAAAAAGAATCACCCCCAGCGAAGCTCTAGGGCACTGTTTCATCACAAAGAAACACATGCCTTGTGACACTAACAACAAGCCTAAGCAGTCATCAGTTGCTGCAGGCACCAAAGATGAACCTCCAGCCACCGCTCACAGAACCACTGCTGGCACTAATGATGGACCACCAGCCAAAGCTCGCTTAAATGAAGCCACAGCTGCTGGGACAAAGAAGAGACCACCTTCAGACGGGGTCAGCTTCGTCGAAGTCAAAACCCAGAAGAAGTTTCTCAAGTGGGCCCGCGAATTCTCTTCCAGGAAGATCAAGTTAATTTGTTGCTGTAAAGTTGATCTTACAGTAGAACGACACACCGCAATTTGA